Proteins encoded within one genomic window of Marinilabiliales bacterium:
- a CDS encoding MATE family efflux transporter, with product MKDLTTGKEGKLILRFAIPLFIGNIFQQLYNIVDSLVVGNFLGKDALAAVGASFPVIFALISLIIGVATGATIIIAQYFGAKEYEKVKRAIDTMYIFMFIAALIVSVAGIYFTEDIFRLLQLPEEIMPMARDYLRVYMAGMIVFFGFNGTSAILRGLGDSKTPLYFLIISSVVNIILDLLFILVFGWGVAAVAWATIIAQGGAFVTAIIYLNRTHLIMKFSFTGWVFDRNIFYNSIRIGVPSGLQHTFVALGMMALMGIVNTFGTDVIAAYSVAQRIDSLAAMVAMNFGMAVTSFTGQNIGANRYDRVKRGFMSTLSIGSLITVMVTILVLLWGKQIMGFFTPDQEVVNYGTTYLNIVSPFYITFTVMFIVGGVMRGAGDTLVPMFLTLFSLWVIRIPLAFILSPAMGETGIWWAIPIGWISGTILSYGYYLTGRWKTRKVTGYGRGGINPSEDTAETVADEQV from the coding sequence GTGAAGGATCTGACAACAGGGAAAGAGGGTAAGCTTATACTGAGGTTTGCAATACCGCTTTTTATCGGCAATATATTCCAGCAGTTGTACAATATTGTCGACAGCCTTGTTGTCGGCAACTTTCTCGGGAAGGATGCGCTGGCTGCAGTGGGAGCCTCATTCCCCGTGATATTCGCGCTTATCTCGCTGATAATCGGCGTTGCCACAGGTGCCACGATAATAATAGCACAATATTTCGGGGCCAAGGAGTACGAAAAGGTGAAGCGGGCCATAGACACCATGTATATCTTCATGTTCATTGCCGCGCTCATAGTATCAGTGGCCGGCATATATTTCACCGAAGATATATTCCGGCTCCTGCAACTGCCCGAAGAGATAATGCCCATGGCCAGGGATTATCTCAGGGTTTACATGGCAGGCATGATAGTTTTTTTCGGCTTTAACGGGACAAGCGCCATTCTGAGGGGACTGGGCGACTCCAAAACACCCCTATATTTTCTTATCATCTCATCGGTTGTAAACATCATACTTGACCTGCTTTTCATACTGGTCTTCGGATGGGGTGTGGCGGCAGTGGCATGGGCGACAATAATCGCACAGGGCGGGGCTTTTGTAACAGCGATCATCTATCTGAACCGCACACACCTGATAATGAAGTTCTCATTTACGGGCTGGGTGTTTGACCGGAATATTTTCTATAACAGCATCAGGATAGGTGTGCCGAGCGGACTTCAGCATACTTTCGTGGCGCTTGGGATGATGGCCCTGATGGGAATTGTAAACACTTTCGGGACCGATGTTATCGCAGCCTATTCAGTCGCCCAGCGTATAGATTCCCTGGCGGCAATGGTAGCCATGAATTTCGGCATGGCTGTTACCAGCTTTACAGGTCAGAATATAGGCGCAAACAGGTACGACCGTGTAAAAAGGGGGTTCATGTCAACTCTCTCAATAGGCAGCCTGATAACTGTTATGGTGACAATCCTGGTGCTGTTATGGGGAAAACAGATCATGGGTTTCTTCACTCCCGACCAGGAGGTGGTGAATTACGGTACAACTTATCTCAATATAGTCAGCCCCTTCTATATAACATTTACCGTAATGTTCATTGTGGGAGGTGTGATGCGCGGCGCCGGCGACACGCTTGTACCCATGTTCCTCACCCTTTTCTCTTTATGGGTTATTAGAATTCCCCTTGCATTCATTTTGTCGCCAGCCATGGGTGAGACAGGAATATGGTGGGCAATACCTATAGGATGGATATCTGGCACCATCCTCTCCTACGGCTATTACCTCACCGGAAGATGGAAAACCAGGAAAGTTACAGGATATGGCCGCGGCGGGATTAATCCTTCTGAAGATACAGCAGAAACCGTTGCAGATGAACAGGTGTAA
- a CDS encoding M3 family peptidase: MITAASSCTVVEENPLLAEFNTPFNLPPFDRIESEHFIPAFDKAMEEHNNEIDAIAGNPEPPTFVNTVAALDYSGYLLSEVQSIFSNLNSSHTNEELQQIAREITPKLSAHSTNILLNAALFERIEAVHNQKDNLGLNPEQAMLLDKTYKRFVRGGAGLDPEKQERLREINQQLSMLTLQFGDNIRDETNSFELVIEDEADLAGLPSDLISNAAEVAAERGHEGKWVFTHHNPSVMPFLSYADNRDLREKMKKTYINRCNNDNEYDNKENIRQIVNLRIERAGMLGYPTHAHYVLEENMAGTPERVSDFLDELWDAALPVAKDEVRELQAMIDSEGGGFTLEPWDWRYYAEKVRKEKFDLDEAETRPYFSMDNVIEGTFMVVEKLWGLRFVKLDDVPTYHDDAEVYQVLEADGSHLGILYMDNYNRPSKRGGAWMSRFRGQSVTDGEFIHPVITINCNFSRPTGGQPSLLTFDEYTTFFHEFGHALHGLMSDVTYPGLAGTSVPRDFVELPSQVMENWARHPEVMTMFARHYETGEVIPQDLIDRITAAGHFNQGFATVEYLATAFIDMDYHTLEQQKELDPISFEDQTTGRIGLIPEIVPRWRSTYLSHIFSGGYSAGYYSYIWSGVLDADAFEAFMETSLFDRETAESFRTNILERGGTMEPMEMYVNFRGREPEIGPLLRQRGLK; encoded by the coding sequence ATGATAACAGCTGCTTCTTCCTGCACGGTGGTTGAGGAGAACCCTCTTCTTGCCGAGTTTAACACTCCGTTTAACCTGCCACCGTTTGACAGGATAGAAAGCGAACATTTCATTCCAGCCTTTGATAAGGCCATGGAAGAGCACAACAATGAAATTGATGCTATTGCCGGCAATCCCGAGCCTCCAACTTTTGTGAATACTGTTGCAGCACTTGACTACAGCGGCTATTTGCTGAGCGAGGTGCAGAGTATCTTCAGTAACCTCAACTCTTCGCATACCAACGAAGAATTGCAACAGATTGCTCGCGAGATAACCCCCAAACTGTCGGCACATTCCACGAACATCCTGCTGAACGCCGCCCTTTTTGAAAGAATAGAGGCCGTACACAACCAGAAGGATAACCTCGGCCTTAACCCCGAGCAGGCCATGCTCCTGGATAAAACATACAAGAGGTTTGTACGCGGGGGTGCCGGACTTGACCCCGAAAAGCAGGAACGGCTCAGGGAGATCAACCAGCAGTTGTCAATGTTAACCCTTCAGTTCGGTGATAATATACGTGATGAAACAAACAGCTTCGAACTTGTTATAGAAGATGAAGCCGACCTTGCGGGTCTCCCTTCTGATCTGATCAGCAACGCCGCCGAGGTCGCTGCGGAGCGGGGACATGAAGGTAAATGGGTGTTCACACACCACAACCCCAGCGTGATGCCGTTCCTTTCCTACGCCGACAACCGCGATCTGCGCGAAAAGATGAAAAAGACCTATATCAACCGCTGCAACAACGACAACGAATACGACAACAAGGAAAACATCAGGCAGATAGTTAACCTTCGAATAGAAAGGGCCGGAATGCTCGGATACCCTACCCATGCACACTATGTGCTTGAAGAGAACATGGCCGGCACACCTGAAAGGGTCAGTGATTTCCTTGATGAATTATGGGATGCGGCCCTGCCGGTAGCCAAAGATGAGGTCAGGGAACTGCAGGCCATGATCGACAGCGAAGGCGGAGGGTTCACGCTTGAGCCGTGGGACTGGAGGTACTATGCCGAGAAGGTTCGCAAGGAGAAGTTTGATCTCGACGAGGCCGAAACGAGGCCCTATTTTTCAATGGATAATGTGATTGAGGGTACTTTCATGGTGGTTGAAAAGCTTTGGGGACTCCGGTTTGTGAAGCTTGATGACGTCCCGACCTATCACGATGATGCAGAGGTGTACCAGGTGCTTGAAGCTGACGGCTCACACCTTGGCATCCTTTACATGGATAACTACAACAGGCCCAGTAAACGCGGGGGCGCATGGATGAGCAGGTTCAGGGGGCAGTCGGTCACAGACGGCGAATTCATACACCCTGTTATCACCATAAACTGCAACTTCAGCCGGCCCACCGGGGGACAGCCATCATTGCTGACTTTCGATGAATATACCACCTTCTTCCATGAATTCGGGCATGCGCTGCACGGACTGATGTCTGATGTAACCTATCCCGGACTTGCAGGGACCTCGGTCCCGAGGGACTTCGTGGAGCTTCCGTCACAGGTGATGGAGAACTGGGCCAGGCACCCCGAAGTGATGACCATGTTCGCCCGTCACTACGAGACAGGCGAGGTTATCCCGCAGGATCTTATTGACAGGATCACGGCAGCAGGGCACTTTAACCAGGGTTTTGCGACTGTCGAGTATCTTGCCACTGCGTTTATCGACATGGACTACCACACGCTTGAGCAGCAGAAAGAACTGGATCCCATAAGCTTTGAGGATCAGACAACCGGACGGATAGGTCTGATACCCGAGATAGTGCCCCGCTGGAGAAGCACCTATCTGAGCCATATATTCAGCGGCGGGTATTCTGCAGGATATTACAGCTATATCTGGTCGGGCGTGCTTGATGCCGATGCCTTTGAGGCGTTCATGGAGACCAGCCTGTTTGACAGGGAGACCGCAGAAAGCTTCAGGACCAATATTCTCGAAAGGGGCGGCACCATGGAGCCAATGGAGATGTACGTCAACTTCCGCGGCAGGGAACCCGAGATAGGCCCGCTGCTCAGGCAGAGGGGACTTAAATAA
- a CDS encoding acetylxylan esterase: protein MRITIITCILFLSCSYLKSNGLQHDSGTGSLPCGSLPESWPPVSGLPVIRQLPDPLVMFDGTPVTSVGDWKEKRRPELISLFKHYMYGYSPAPPENFSYTIDYTDNTKFDGKATLKLVTLRFGPPGTPEVSMMIVIPNDREGPVPVFFGLNFPGNHTTADFPEIPLTGAWVNNSWTGATDNRAHDDQRGIREWRWPYEMVIDRGYAVATIYAGEISPDYDGGFTEGVHRGYFTEQQERPGPHEWGVVSAWAWGIKRGVDYIVEDPDLDNDGIIVIGHSRLGKAAMVAGAFDERIDIIIPSQAGSGGTSPNRFNVGESVERINTVFPHWFNDAFKEFNNHVERLPFDQHSLIALAAPRPLLLTNATDDEWADPGGQFNMLVAATPVYELLGVEGIETNLMPPQNQLVSSRLGFFIRPGRHDMTAIEWEAWMDFCDRHLGRQ from the coding sequence ATGAGAATTACAATTATAACATGCATCCTTTTTCTGTCGTGCAGTTATCTGAAATCAAACGGGTTGCAACATGACTCAGGAACCGGCTCTTTGCCTTGCGGTTCCCTGCCTGAAAGCTGGCCGCCGGTCTCCGGACTGCCCGTTATCAGACAGCTGCCCGACCCGCTGGTGATGTTTGACGGAACGCCGGTGACTTCGGTCGGGGACTGGAAGGAGAAACGCAGACCAGAGCTTATTTCACTGTTTAAGCACTACATGTATGGTTACTCCCCTGCCCCGCCTGAAAATTTTTCTTATACCATCGATTATACAGACAACACGAAATTCGACGGAAAGGCTACCCTCAAGCTTGTCACTCTCAGGTTTGGTCCCCCGGGCACTCCCGAGGTTTCCATGATGATCGTTATTCCAAACGACAGGGAGGGGCCGGTCCCTGTTTTTTTCGGGCTAAATTTCCCAGGAAATCATACCACAGCTGATTTTCCCGAAATACCTCTTACCGGGGCATGGGTCAACAACAGCTGGACAGGTGCTACCGACAACAGGGCCCATGACGACCAGCGCGGTATAAGGGAATGGAGATGGCCCTACGAGATGGTAATTGACCGTGGATATGCCGTAGCCACCATATATGCCGGCGAAATATCTCCCGATTATGACGGCGGCTTTACAGAGGGAGTACACAGGGGTTATTTCACCGAACAGCAGGAACGTCCGGGGCCCCACGAATGGGGTGTTGTGTCTGCATGGGCATGGGGCATCAAGCGGGGGGTGGATTATATTGTTGAGGATCCTGATCTTGACAATGACGGAATTATTGTTATCGGGCACTCCAGGCTGGGAAAGGCGGCCATGGTGGCAGGCGCTTTTGATGAAAGGATTGATATTATAATACCCTCGCAGGCCGGGTCGGGCGGCACCTCTCCAAACAGGTTCAACGTGGGCGAGAGCGTTGAAAGGATCAACACCGTCTTCCCGCACTGGTTCAATGATGCATTCAAGGAGTTCAACAATCATGTTGAAAGGCTGCCCTTTGACCAGCATTCGCTCATTGCCCTGGCAGCTCCAAGGCCTTTACTGCTTACCAATGCAACTGACGATGAGTGGGCCGACCCGGGAGGGCAGTTCAATATGCTTGTAGCGGCAACACCTGTTTATGAACTTCTGGGTGTTGAAGGTATTGAAACAAACCTGATGCCTCCCCAGAACCAACTGGTAAGTTCAAGGCTTGGGTTTTTTATACGTCCCGGCCGCCATGACATGACGGCAATTGAATGGGAGGCGTGGATGGACTTCTGCGACAGGCACCTGGGAAGACAATAG